A genomic region of Paroedura picta isolate Pp20150507F chromosome 4, Ppicta_v3.0, whole genome shotgun sequence contains the following coding sequences:
- the KANK3 gene encoding KN motif and ankyrin repeat domain-containing protein 3 codes for MAQPTHLNRNLPDLGGPFLYRNQDQDGEKASYSLETPYGFLLDLDFLKYVDDIESGQTLRKIALNRKAKGPKPGLGSSRSQTGGWTSTESLASTTSEDGKPLFSPRPRIWASSSELASKQASLPLSPLPVIHLLPPPSSKSLVRNTRVEKTLMETSKRLEQEHLGLLAEGAAAVTTKAPESPSQVALSPSFSQKISPFPVPLTGESQVDFGLPLTGPVKMSPSNSGRSTPATAVTPAHLHHVRDQMAAALRRLRELEEQVKTIPVLKMKIGRLKKEKEQLAAGLWERSEGGKAFTFDFPPKSPGMEVVDNTGLEEGHEATDNNPSKGRLSKIAELKKLTEKLSVSERATKATKGAEVPSCRSVGVGEEIDMGEAVFYYRCQRPCREAAVRTETETHDAEVWVMESLLGVSAETEQEMELLQQTVQHQREVIAMLEGHLKEATDELEELRVAVCLRMPKSLISKATMAQPETAETSTEAVPTTQNQAVGGHVETAEKGVLFSPQVACVGVGCHLHQEDFVPVQSRCQATQVDLKVVPGQSDVPTVVEPDGKEDTNVDDRAVPEERGAPPPGTEIRGADLETQSQLAAMEGENAQRVSDKSVLERTETGTLKSIMKKRDGIAKAEAGMGRKSLQFVGVLNGEYESTSSEEEEEEEEEEEEEEEDQCLEKGSPLSSDSDADTSTDTSDDEVVDSDVESPLPVVAAQDGAQQHHEQENTEDEKAALEVKEKFELSPRVREACLVVRNHLGHSEGKTREVVTSTSLLLQEWFRVSSQKSSSASQVAEHLMAFAEISPAILAHVVNLSDGNGNTALHYSVSHSNFNIVHLLLDTGVCNVNHQNKAGYTALMLAALAAVEQEEDMAVVRRLFSLGDVNAKASQAGQTALMLAVSHGRQEMVEALLSCGADLNLQDEEGSTALMCACEHGRAGTVCLLLSQPTCDASVVDNDGNDAVSIALEAGHRDIAALISTHLTQSGAHSPDQNGKKSSRRQQ; via the exons ATGGCCCAGCCAACGCACCTGAACCGGAATCtcccag ATTTGGGCGGCCCGTTCTTGTACCGCAACCAAGACCAGGATGGAGAGAAAGCCTCCTACTCCTTGGAGACCCCCTATGGCTTCCTGCTGGACCTGGATTTCCTCAAGTACGTCGATGACATTGAGAGTGGCCAAACCCTCCGGAAGATTGCGCTGAACCGGAAAGCCAAGGGGCCGAAGCCGGGTCTGGGCTCTTCTCGAAGCCAAACTGGTGGCTGGACGTCCACCGAATCCCTCGCCTCCACAACCAGCGAAGATGGCAAACCTCTGTTCTCCCCAAGACCCAGAATCTGGGCCAGTTCCTCAGAGCTCGCAAGCAAGCAGGCCTCTCTCCCCTTGTCCCCCCTACCAGTCATCCAccttctcccacctccctcttccaaaTCTCTCGTGAGGAACACACGGGTGGAGAAGACACTGATGGAGACAAGCAAGCGCTTGGAACAAGAGCACCTTGGTTTGCTCGCTGAGGGAGCGGCTGCGGTCACCACCAAGGCTCCTGAAAGCCCATCTCAAGTTGCTTTGTCCCCTTCGTTTTCACAGAAGATCTCTCCATTCCCTGTCCCACTGACGGGGGAAAGCCAAGTGGACTTTGGCCTGCCTCTCACAGGCCCTGTCAAAATGAGCCCCTCCAATTCGGGAAGGAGTACGCCAGCTACGGCGGTCACTCCTGCCCACCTCCACCATGTCCGTGACCAAATGGCCGCTGCCCTCAGACGACTGAGGGAGCTGGAGGAACAGGTGAAGACGATCCCAGTCCTGAAAATGAAGATCGGTcggctgaagaaggagaaggagcagcTGGCGGCTGGTTTGTGGGAGAGGTCTGAAGGGGGCAAGGCCTTCACCTTCGATTTCCCTCCAAAATCACCCGGCATGGAGGTGGTCGACAACACAGGCCTGGAGGAGGGCCACGAGGCCACGGACAACAATCCTTCGAAAGGGAGGTTGAGCAAAATCGCCGAGTTAAAGAAACTGACAGAGAAATTGTCTGTTTCGGAGAGGGCCACGAAGGCCACCAAGGGAGCTGAAGTGCCCTCCTGCAGATCGGTCGGGGTCGGGGAGGAGATTGACATGGGCGAGGCCGTTTTCTACTACCGCTGCCAGAGGCCATGCCGTGAGGCGGCCGTCAGGACGGAGACGGAGACCCATGACGCTGAAGTGTGGGTCATGGAGTCCTTGCTTGGGGTGTCGGCCGAgacggagcaggaaatggagctcctccagcagACAGTTCAGCATCAGCGGGAGGTCATTGCGATGCTTGAGGGGCACCTGAAAGAGGCCACAGACgaactggaagagctgagggtggCCGTCTGTTTACGGATGCCCAAAAGCTTGATCAGCAAAGCAACCATGGCCCAGCCAGAGACTGCGGAAACGTCTACGGAGGCTGTTCCCACCACCCAGAACCAGGCCGTGGGCGGCCACGTTGAAACAGCAGAGAAGGGTGTCCTCTTCTCCCCGCAGGTGGCTTGTGTCGGAGTTGGCTGTCATTTGCACCAAGAAGACTTTGTCCCTGTCCAAAGCAGATGTCAAGCCACGCAGGTGGATCTCAAAGTGGTCCCAGGGCAAAGTGATGTTCCCACTGTGGTTGAACCAGATGGAAAGGAAGATACAAATGTTGACGACCGGGCCGTCCCTGAGGAGCGTGGAGCGCCTCCCCCAGGGACAGAGATTAGGGGAGCGGATCTGGAAACGCAGTCGCAGCTCGCTGCTATGGAAGGGGAGAATGCTCAGAGGGTGTCTGACAAGAGTGTCTTAGAGAGAACGGAAACTG gaaCCCTCAAGTCAATCATGAAGAAACGAGATGGCATCGCCAAGGCTGAGGCAGGAATGGGCAGGAAGAGTCTCCAGTTTGTGGGCGTACTGAATGGCGA GTACGAGAGCACGtctagtgaggaggaggaggaggaggaggaggaggaggaggaggaggaggaggaccagtGCCTCGAGAAGGGCTCTCCTCTCAGTTCTGACAGCGATGCCGACACCAGTACAGACACGTCGGACGATGAGGTTGTAGACAGCGACGTGGAGAGTCCCCTCCCGGTGGTGGCAGCACAGGATGGGGCCCAGCAGCATCATGAGCAAGAGAACACGGAAGACGAGAAGGCTGCCCTGGAAGTGAAAGAGAA ATTTGAACTGAGTCCCCGGGTGAGGGAAGCCTGCCTTGTGGTAAGGAACCATCTTGGCCACAGTGAAGGAAAGACCAGAGAGGTG GTGACCAGCACCAGCCTCCTCCTGCAGGAGTGGTTCCGCGTGTCCAGCCAAAAATCCTCGTCGGCCAGCCAGGTGGCCGAGCACCTGATGGCCTTTGCCGAAATCTCCCCAGCGATTCTGGCCCATGTCGTCAACCTGTCTGACGGGAACGGGAACACGGCTTTGCACTACAGCGTCTCTCACTCCAACTTCAACATTGTCCACCTTTTGCTCGACACAG gagtCTGCAACGTCAACCATCAGAACAAAGCCGGCTACACAGCCCTCATGTTGGCTGCCTTGGCAGCAGTGGAGCAGGAAGAAGACATGGCGGTTGTCCGGAGACTGTTTTCCCTGGGTGACGTCAATGCCAAAGCCAGCCAA GCTGGCCAGACGGCTCTTATGCTCGCAGTGAGCCACGGCAGGCAGGAGATGGTGGAGGCCCTGCTGTCTTGTGGAGCAGACCTCAACCTCCAAGACGAAGAAGGATCCACAGCCCTGATGTGTGCCTGTGAGCATGGGCGGGCGGGCACCGTGTGCCTTCTCTTGTCTCAGCCAACTTGCGACGCGTCTGTTGTGGATAAC GATGGCAACGATGCCGTCTCCATAGCCCTGGAGGCGGGACACCGTGACATCGCTGCATTGATATCTACTCATCTTACCCAATCAGGGGCTCATTCCCCA